A part of Dryobates pubescens isolate bDryPub1 chromosome 3, bDryPub1.pri, whole genome shotgun sequence genomic DNA contains:
- the RHOB gene encoding rho-related GTP-binding protein RhoB, with amino-acid sequence MAAIRKKLVVVGDGACGKTCLLIVFSKDEFPEVYVPTVFENYVADIEVDGKQVELALWDTAGQEDYDRLRPLSYPDTDVILMCFSVDSPDSLENIPEKWVPEVKHFCPNVPIILVANKKDLRNDEHVRNELARMKQEPVRTEDGRAMAIRIQAYDYLECSAKTKEGVREVFETATRAALQKRYGTQNGCINCCKVL; translated from the coding sequence atggcagccATCCGCAAGaagttggtggtggtgggggacgGTGCCTGTGGCAAGACTTGCCTCCTTATCGTCTTCAGTAAGGATGAGTTCCCCGAAGTCTACGTGCCTACTGTCTTCGAGAACTACGTGGCTGACATCGAGGTGGATGGCAAGCAGGTAGAGCTGGCCCTATGGGACACGGCTGGCCAGGAGGACTATGACCGCCTACGCCCCCTTTCCTACCCAGACACCGACGTGATTCTCATGTGCTTCTCTGTGGACAGCCCGGACTCACTGGAGAACATCCCAGAGAAATGGGTGCCTGAAGTCAAGCACTTCTGCCCCAACGTCCCCATCATCCTGGTGGCCAACAAGAAAGACCTGCGTAATGATGAGCACGTGCGCAACGAGCTGGCCCGCATGAAACAGGAGCCAGTGCGCACTGAGGATGGCCGCGCCATGGCCATTCGCATCCAGGCCTACGACTACCTGGAGTGCTCAGCCAAGACCAAGGAGGGTGTCCGGGAAGTCTTTGAGACTGCCACCCGGGCAGCCTTGCAGAAGCGCTATGGCACCCAGAATGGCTGCATCAACTGCTGCAAGGTCCTATAG